The Hippocampus zosterae strain Florida chromosome 19, ASM2543408v3, whole genome shotgun sequence region GGCCTCCATCGAGATGACCGAGGACAGGAAGATTTTTGTGGAGAAAATGGAGGAGATCAACGAGCACGTGGCACCCAGCGAGGCGGCCCTCTCTGTCGAGCAGGTAAGCGGCATCGCGTATGGGGAGTGGTAAGGGTTGACTCCTGACTCTTTGTACTCGTCTCTTCTCAGGCGGTGGCCGCCGCCGAGCGCCTGGGCTATCCCGTGCTGGTGCGCTCGGCCttcgccctgggcggattgggCTCGGGTTTCGCCAACAGCCGCGAGGAGCTGACCGCCCTGGTCACGTCGGCCTTCGCGCACACCTCGCAGGTGCTGGTGGACAAGTCGCTGAAGGGCTGGAAGGAGATCGAGTACGAGGTGGTGCGCGATGCCTACGACAACTGCATCACTGTGAGTCGAAGCTCGATGCCTGTTGCCGTTTGCTCAAATCAAAGATTGTGTTGGCATTGAACTGATTTGCATCCCAAACGCGTTTCACAATTTTATTCCAAAATTCATTTTGTCCTTTTCAGGTGTGTAATATGGAGAACATTGACCCCTTGGGCATCCACACCGGGGAGTCTATCGTGGTGGCACCCAGTCAAACGCTCAACAACCATGAGTACAATATGCTTAGGAACACCGCCATCAAGGTCATCCGCCATCTTGGCATCGTGGGAGAGTGCAACATTCAGTATGCGCTGAATCCCGAATCAGACCAGGTAAAACACTCGACATGGATGTAGCGTGTGTTCTTTCTCTAACTTTTGGAtaccccccccaagaaaaaagatgaattccaataaagaaataataataacaaatacaaGCTGACTGAAAAGATTTTTTGATGTTCCACCTGCATCATTTTGCACCTCCTTCAGTACTACATCATCGAGGTGAACGCCCGGCTGTCGCGCAGCTCCGCCCTGGCCAGCAAGGCGACAGGTTACCCGCTGGCATACGTAGCCGCAAAGCTCGGCCTGGGGATCCCGCTTCCGCAACTCAAGTACGACGGGAAAGATGACGTCCGTGTGGCCCGTTTCACACAGAGACCCCTTTCACATTAATTTATGTGTGTGGTCTCCCCAAACCCAGGAATTCTGTCACCAACTCAACCACGGCCAACTTTGAACCCAGTCTGGACTATTGTGTGGTGAAGGTGCCTCGCTGGGATCTGAGCAAGTTCCTGCGGGTGTCCACCAAGATCGGAAGCTCCATGAAGAGCGTCGGTAGGAGACGGCGTTCCGAATTGGGATGTGCAGTATTACGACAGTGCTGTCTTAACGCGTTTATTATCCAGGTGAGGTGATGGCTATCGGCCGCAGCTTCGAGGAGGCCTTCCAGAAGGCTCTGAGGATGGTGGACGAGAACTGCGTCGGGTTTGACCACACCATCAAGCCGGTGTCTGAACAGGTGAGCGGCTCGACGTCGTAGGGACGACGGAGGTATCGCGAATGCCTTCTCGTATGGCTTCCGATTTCCGTTGGCAAAAATCCAGATATCCAAGTGAAAGCAAGACTAACACGAACAAATATTTGTACTTTAACTCCAACCAATGCTCACAGGAACTACAGACGCCCACTGACAAGCGAATTTTTGTTCTGGCCGCCGCCTTCCGCGCCGGCTACACGGTggaccaactgtacaaactgacCAAGATCGACCGCTGGTTCTTGCACAAGATGAAGACCATTACGGACCACGAGCGACTGCTGGAGATGTATAACCAGGTGAGAGCGATGTTTAACAAAAGTCCGAACTGTGAGTGTGGGTTGGTTTTGACTTCCCTGGAGTCTGCGGTGCAGGACGAGAGCCTCATGCCGCCTGAGGTGATGCGCAGGGCCAAGCAGCTCGGCTTCTCGGACAAGCAGATCGCACTTGCTGTCCAGAGGTGAGGACGGCGTGAAAGCTACATTACTGGTGGTCATGGTtcaaacattgtcttttttttttttttttttttgacacgaagaaataccgtattggcctgaatataagactgtgtgggtttttttggattgaaataagactgaaaaattgggggtcgtcttatattcgggggttgaagatcggccaggttaaccggcagctgaggagaagttatgtcatttacatttcaaaaaacagaagccattcatttacgaatgtgattgcagttTAGTTTActcatttaaatgttcagatattgagatttgaatgaggcaaaataacatgctttttctctcaaatgtgtTGTTATAATCATTAGTTTCAGATTTtatgtataaaaatgaatttggcgttcaaaaagtcttttttcaaacttgagtcttgaaaaagagggggtcgtcttatattcaagCCAATATGGTAAATCAGTTCAAAATCTGTCGTCTCGTCCTGACCTCAGCACCGAGCTGGCGGTGAGGAAGCTGCGCCACGATTGGTCCATCCTTCCCGTGGTCAAGCAGATTGACACAGTGGCGGCGGAGTGGCCGGCCTTCACCAACTACCTGTACCTCACCTACAACGCCACCCAGAACGACCTGAGCTTCAGCGACCTGCACGTCATGGTGATCGGATCGGGCGTCTACCGCATCGGCAGCAGCGTCGAATTTGACTGGTGCGCTGTGGGCTGCATCACGGAGCTCCGGAAGGTGCGTCTCCTCAAACGCCACCACTCATATAATCCATCACAGCTGTTTGATTGATGCGTTTATcgactttctccccccccctcccagatgGGCTACAAGACCATAATGGTGAACTACAACCCCGAGACGGTCAGCACGGATTACGACATGTGTGACCGCCTCTACTTTGACGAAATCTCCTTTGAggtgcctttttgttttggacTCGGTTGTGTGATTCCATGCATGATGGATCGACACGTACTCAAGAAATAAGGTCTTGCTTTAGAGGTAAAAACCCAAGATTTGTTCTGCCGTCCGTGTTGCTCTCAGGTAGTGATGGATATCTATGAGATGGAAAACCCGGAAGGCGTGATCCTTTCCATGGGAGGCCAGCTGCCCAACAACATTGCCATGTCGCTGCACCGCCAGCAGTGCCGCATCCTGGGAACCTCGCCCGAGTTCATCGACTCGGCGGAGAACAGGTTCAAGTTCTCCAGAATGCTGGACACCATCGGCATCAGCCAGCCGCAGTGGAAAGAGCTTTCTGATACCGAGGTAACATTGCCACCTTTCGCTTTCTCCCCCTGCAATTTAAGCCTTCAACGTTTGTCACGATACGCAAATGTCTTCCGTGTCTCCACAGTCCGCTATAAGTTTTTGCGAGACTGTGGGCTACCCGTGCTTGGTACGACCGTCCTATGTGCTGAGCGGTGCTGCCATGAACGTGGCGTACAGCGACAACGACCTGGAGAAATACCTGAGCAACGCCGTGGCTGTGTCCAAGGAGCATCCCGTCGTCATCTCCAAGTTCATACAGGAAGCCAAGGTGAGGCCGAAAATTAGGTTCTCAGTCAGCCGGCCGTCCTCAACCGTTTTCGCACCACTATCAAAGCCATATTTGAACAAATTCACTTTATAATGAATGTAACCATTGTCATTCGTGGAATATAAATTTGCTGTTCAGCCTCTGGGGGTACTGAACGGCCCAAGGACCAGTAAACGGCTTCATGTCGCGGTGGTTTGTAAAGCTATCTGATCCAATAGGAAATCGACGTGGACGCGGTGGCGTGCGACGGCGTGGTCATCGCTTTTGCCGTGTCCGAGCACGTGGAGAACGCCGGCGTGCACTCCGGCGACGCCACGCTGGTGACGCCCCCTCAGGATCTCAACCAGAAGACCATTGAGAGGATCAAGATGATCGTCCACGCCATCGGGCAAGAACTGCAGGTCACAGGACCCTTCAATCTGCAGCTCATTGCGAAGGTGACGAGATTTCTGGAGGCCCTCATGCAAATGCGGTGTCTTAATTCTTTTGAAGGAATGAATGGCGTCACTCATTTTTGCGTGCTTTCGTTGTTATATCATTTCCATGACATCACTAACTCAtgcagtaccagccaattctggaacgagtctgaaaagacgtttaaaaatcgTCTTTGGTTGGATGTCTTTGTGGTGCCAGGACGACCAGCTGAAGGTGATTGAGTGCAACGTTCGGGTCTCGCGCTCCTTCCCCTTTGTGTCCAAGACGCTGGGCGTGGACCTCGTGGCCCTGGCCACGCAGGTCATCATGGGCGAGGAGGTGGAGCCAGTGGGACTGATGAGAGGAAAGGGCATCGTGGGGGTCAAGGTAAGCTCTTATtcccagcccccccacccacatccttgtttttcttctttctctgcAATGGCGGGTGTTCCTCTCAGGTTCCGCAGTTTTCCTTCTCCCGGTTGGCGGGCGCCGACGTGGTGCTCGGCGTCGAGATGACCAGCACTGGAGAGGTGGCGTGCTTTGGCGAAAACCGCTACGAGGCTTACCTCAAAGCCATGCTCTCCACCGGCTTCAAGATTCCCAAGAAGAACATTTTGCTCTCCATTGGCAGCTacaaggtacaaaaaaaaatgtcataatttaAAGCTCCAATTTGCGACTTCCCACCAGTCTTGAATGCAGCACCAGCCAACTCTTTGAGCGTGTTGTCACTGGTGAGACGTTATGTTTTGTTGCTGGTGCTTATAGAACAAGAGCGAGCTTCTGCCCACGGTCCAGGCTCTGGAGATGCTGGGTTATGACCTTTATGCCAGTCTGGGTACCGCTGATTTCTACACGGAACACGGCGTCAAGGTAAGTTGACCCACCAGAGCTATTTGGAATAAGATTGCTCGTTCGATATTTGAATTCTGTGGTGTCGAGACTTACCCGACAGGAGCCGGTCCGTGTTTTGCCAGGTGACGGCCGTGGACTGGCCCTTCGAGGAAGACGACAGCGATTGTCCCAACAAGGAGAAGCAGCGCAGTATCATGAACTACCTGGAGGAGAATCACTTTGACCTGGTGGTGAACCTCTCCATGAGGAACAGCGGGGGGCGCCGCCTCTCCTCCTTCGTCACCAAGGGTTACCGCACAAGGCGCATGGCCATTGACTACTCCGTGCCGCTCATTATTGACATCAAATGCACCAAACTCTTTGTTCAGGTACGGACTTTATCGCGGCGCGAGACATGCGGTGTTACTTTTAGGGACGTTTTTAGGAAATGTTTCTTTGCAGGCTCTCCGTCAGATTGGTCAAAGTCCGCCGGTGAAGACTCACATCGACAGCATGACATCACAGACGCTGGTCCGCCTGCCTGGTGAGTTTCGATGCAAATATGGAATTTGAGATTAGACATTTGCACATTTGTATAGGTGTGGAAAATGGAAATCATATGGTATGGTAttttttcgttttatttttaggGCTCCACcaatttggatttagttttagttttatttgtttgaggCTGATGAAAATTGTCCAAATAAAATTCCTAGTTTCTAatcatttataaaaataatgataTGACTTTTACAAGACGCTTACATTTTTTGTGTCAATGGTTTTCAGCTGTTTTGATTTTctcgccttgtttttttttcacccaggcCTTATTGACGTCCACGTCCATTTGCGGGATCCTGGCGCCACCTACAAGGAGGACTTCTCCTCAGGCACGGCAGCCGCCCTGGCAGGCGGCTTGACCATGGTGTGCGCCATGCCCAACACTTCCCCCTCCATCATTGACGCCACCTCTTTGGCCCTCATACAGAAGGTGCGACAGATTTTGTAAAATGAGACCCGCCGACGGATTGTTAGTATCTTCACAAAATTGGGCGAGCTAGACTTGTCACTTGcttgaaatttgaaatgaaagactCAAGGTTTACTTATGACTCGCATTTGTGTGACTTACTCCCGTTGCCGCTGTGCGCCGTCACAGCTCGCAAAAGCCGGCTGCCGCTGCGACTACGCCTTGTATTTGGGCGCCGCCTCGGACAACGCGGCTGTCCTGCCGTCCATTGCCAGTCAAGCTGTTGGCCTGAAGATGTACCTGAACGACACCTACTCGACCCTCAAGATGGACAACGTCTCACTCTGGATGGAGGTTCGCTTCGCACCGCCATCAATTGACCTGCTTGCATTCATTTTACTGTCAGCCTAAAATCAAAACATGCAATTGTTGATTGTAATACAGATGACATTTTTGCttgtgtttggggaaaaaaaacaatagcattTTACATCACAATATAATATAAGTGGCGGAAAAGAAATCGCAAATAGATGATCTTTCAAAATCGTCTGTCGGCCGTACTCATGTGCAAAATTTGCAACTTTGTTCTCCTGGAAGCACTTTGAGAAGTGGCCCAAGCATCTTCCCATCGTGGCACACGCTGAGAAGCAGACGGTGGCCGCCATCTTGATGGTGGCTCAGCTCTACCAGCGACCGGTGCACATCTGCCACGTGGCTAAGAAGGAGGAGGTAAGATGATGCTTTCCTTTTTATGGGCAAGGAACCAAAAGCACTTAATTAAGAAGCCACAAgcgatgaacaaaaaaaaatcttcctaaGAGCGAAAATAAAATTGATCTGGTGCTGCTTTATTTTCACTCCACCCCTTTACACTCAGATCCTGATCATCCGAGCCGCCAAGCAGAAGGGCATCCAGGTGACGTGCGAGGTGGCACCGCATCACCTGTTCCTGTGCGACAACAACGTGGCGGAGATCGGCGATGGGCGAGCGCAGGTGCGACCCATGCTGGGCTCCCGGGAGGACATGGATGCGCTTTGGGAGAACCTGGACATTATCGACTGCTTCGCCACAGACCACGGTCCAGAAACTGACTCACGATCGAAAAATCGATCAAAATCTGAATTGGCAAAagtgtgaagatttttttttttttagctcctcACTCTGTCGAAGAGAAAAACAGCGAGCATCCTCCTCCTGGCTACCCCGGCCTGGAGACCATGCTGCCGCTTCTGCTCACCGCCGTCAGCGACGGGCGTCTGACTTTGGACGACATCATCCGCCGTCTCCACGACAACCCGCGCCGCATCTTTAACCTGCCTGTGCAGGAAAACACTTATGTGGAGGTATATACGAATAGTTAAAAAAGGCTCACTAAATAGTCCTAAAACGTGATGAACATCCCTTTTTGGTTTCCCGTTTGTTGTTCTTCTGCCGACCAGGTGGACTTGGAGCAGGAGTGGGTGATTCCACAGGCCATGCAGTTCACCAAGTCCAAGTGGACGCCGTTCCAAGGCATGAAGGTGAAGGGTAAAGTTCGCCGTGTGGTCCTGCGAGGGGAGGTGGCCTACATTGATGGACAGGTAAAGAtcgatgttttgttttctatctCGGCGCCTCTCACACAAATGTTCCCGAACCCCGAGGGATCCACAAAATCAGTAGTTTGTGGCTCTACAAAATGAATGATCATACCTATATGTATTTGTCAGGTGTTGGTGCCCCCAGGTTACGGTGAAGACGTGAAGACCTGGCCAGTGGCTGCGATCCTTTCCCCAGAAAGCCCAATGGTGAGGAGTAGAAATTCAGTACATACTGTACGTAAAGTGGTGCGCACGACTGATGTGAGGTGTCGTTTGCCTACGTTAGACCCCCGAGCGACCTCGCCCGACCCCTCCTCGCGACGGTCTGGTGCGAACTCGAGCCGCCAGCCCTCGACGTTCGGCCGGAGAGAGTCGCTACCTGCTGCCCGCGCGTGTCCATCGCTCTTCCGACCCGGGAATGCCGCCAGGTAGGCTTTCAAAGattttgacatttcatttcattgcattTTAGTTTTCATAATACTgcaattgtaattttaaaatgggGTGATTTACTTTCTGGGTCTTCTTCCCATGTCTTTTTTGAAGTTGAAATTTCAtataaaacagattttttttttttacttcatatgATAAAACTAAACACTATAATTTCAGCCAAATACAAGTTTGCTAGCTTATTGCTAACATATAATGCAAAGcaccatagacaggctaacaaaGTAGCATAGATGTGAAGGTAATTATAAAACAACTACTTTGACATACTCAAAAGCGTTTCTATTCTTATAAAACTGAGATGAACAGTGAAATAGCAGGGGAagccttttttaaatgatttttttttcatattcaacGTAAAGGATGCCTGTCGTTATAattcataataatgataataataataataatacattttatttgtgggcgcctttctagaaactcaaggacaccttacaacaagcagttaaaatcacgagtacaatttGCTTGAATGTGCAGAGATTGTCATGCCGCCGCCCTCGGGCGTAGCCGAAAGCTACAGCCACCCGCCTCCGCTGTCCAGGCTGCTGTCCCCCCAACCCGGGCCGGGCCAGACCCCCGCCGGCCAGCCTCCCCACGCCCACATGTCCCCTCTGCTGCAGCCCCTGGTGGGCCAACACGTCCTGTCAGTCAGACAGTTCAGCAAAGAGCAGGTAGGCCCCGGGAGTCCAAATTGACACGTCGGCACTTTGAAGATACATGAAACTTGAGAATAACATTTTGCAATGTTTGTCGTCCGTTTTAGATGTCTCACCTGTTCAACATTGCACACACGTTACGTTTGATGGTTCAGAAGGAACGGAGTCTGGATATACTCAAGGTAAGTCCATTAATCACCCCTTTCGCCACGAAATACTTCCTCCTTCGTTCTTCTTTCAGATTTGCACCACCTCAAACTAAACAAGTGTACTGCCATTTAGTGGTTTACAGTGGAATTACACCCAACATAAACAAGTTGGTTGTTAACtgtggggggaagaaaaatccATCCAGGTTCCACTGTAGTTTGATTGAAAATTTTCTGTGCGCTTGTTAGTTGATCGTTTGTTGCGCCGACTTCCCGCAGGGCAAAGTGATGGCCTCCATATTCTACGAGGTGAGCACCCGCACCAGCAGCTCTTTTGCGGCGGCCATGCAGCGTCTGGGGGGCTCGGTGGTCCACTTTTGTGAGACCACCTCGTCCACGCAGAAGGGCGAGTCGCTGGCTGACTCGGTGCAGACCATGAGCTGCTACGCCGACGTTCTGGTACTGCGACACCCTACGCCTGGCGCTGTGGAGGTACGGcaataactcattcactcccaaagacgtttttagacgtcttttcagacttgctccagaattggctggtactgaatgagttaattgtcaattgaagaaaaaaaatcggtttAGCTCTCGCATTATCCACATGGCTTTGTTTGCactgcctttttttgtgtgtgtgtgtgtgtgtgtaattgtttTTACTCAACTTTTAAACCGGTTCAAATTTCAATGTGCTCTTCAGAGCGTGTCCCGCCATTGCAGAAAGCCGGTGATCAACGCAGGCGACGGCGTAGGCGAGCACCCCACCCAGGCTCTTCTGGACGTCTTCACCATCCGGGAGGAGCTGGGCACAGTCAACGGCATGACGGTGAGCATCGCCGCCGCCCTCCTCGAGTACCCGGCATACAAGAGGAAGCGGGTGGTTAACGTTTGCGTTTGACACGGAAACCAGATCACCATGGTCGGCGATCTGAAACACGGCCGCACTGTCCACTCGCTGGCCAAGCTGCTGACCCAATACCGCATCACGCTGCGCTACGTGGCCCCCAAGAACCTCCACATGCCCGCCGAGATCATCGATTACGTGGCCTCAAAGGGCATCAAACAGGTCGGTTTGTATTTAGATTTGCCGCCGAACGTCGTGGGAACGGACCACTCAACGGAGCGATGATGTCGCTCACAGGAGGAGTTTGAGAGTATCGAAGAAGCTCTGCCCGAGACCGATGTCCTCTACATGACCAGGATTCAGAAGGAGCGGTTTGCATCCGAAGAGGAATACAAGGCCGTACGACAACACTTTTCAATTTCATTCACTTGTTTAGTTCAATCAATTTATTAAtcaatatattatttattatttttaattcattcggTGTTGTTTATAATTATGTGGACACAATAATATGGCTCCCCCCAGTGTTTCGGCCAGTTCATCCTCAGCCCCCACATCATGACCGGGGCCAAGAAGAAGATGGTCGTCATGCATCCAATGCCCCGAGTCAACGAAATCAGGTTTTGATTGATTCCAAATTCATCATGTTTCGCGGCAATCACATTAGCTCTCTAATCGTTTTGAAATGTGAGTATTCTTCGCTCTGTAACGTAACATCTATACGTTACTCCTCTGCGTTGCCAATTGTTGACATGTTGCTGAACGCTGGATACATACTTGAGTCATCCTGCAAGTTCAATCAAATGCAAGTCAGTGCAGAATGCAACCAGACTTTTTGTGGTCGTTTCAGCGCTGAAGTAGACACTGACCCGAGGGCCGCCTACTTCCGCCAGGCCGAGAACGGCATGTACATCCGAATGGCCCTGCTGGCTACTGTGCTTGGACGATAGACTGGCACCACAGTAAGTCGtttagattattattttttttattttttgtcgcaACATGAACAAATGTCACACAACAAATGTCTCTTCTTCACAGTCATTCCTGCCGTCAGTTATTTTGGGACCAGTGTTTCTTTTAAAGGGCCCCCTCGGGTGGGGGGAAGAATGCTGCTTTGATCAACAAGACTTTGCTGCTAGATTTGGATGaaatcaccccccacccccctcccttctGTGATGTATTTCATCTCAGTTAAATGTGTAACATTACATTATCCCATAATCTTGAAGTCGCGTTTTTAGATGATTTGGGGGTTTTACTGTCAATTATATGTAGCATTGTGACAGACCAGAGGCAAAGGTTAGCATCGAAGATTTGTCACTGCAGTGTTGGAGACTGTTTTTGTAtcgtgcaaaaataaataaaatgatagtAATCCTATCACAATTTGTATTGTTGTTGTAATCTGACACTTAAAAATGTGTTCGGTGGCATGAAGATTGTGTTTGCTGCTTGGTGATTATGGCAATGGACAGTCGTTTAAATCAGGCATCTTAACGCTAAATGATATTAACATTTTGTGACTGTTTTTTATTGTaaccaaaatacaaaaaaatttccccattgtgggacaaataaaggatatcttatcttataatcaaCACTGTACAGGATTTGTAATGCAATCACTTGTAGGTATAGATTGAGCGGAACTATGTCAAACAAACActaaaagaaaccacaaggagcAGGGGGCAGGACAGGATCCTGATGTCAAATAAtaagccacgccccttaaaggcacacgaATTCACAGGTAAAATGTGTAATTCTCGGATTAATTACACAAATTACCGCGAGATATTTTTGCATCCATTTTGTTGAGCATTTGTTGTGAGGGTAGCGGGCGAGGTGGCAACTATCCCTGATTCTagttaatttattttgtcataggaaaataattttaatttgatAATCCCTACTATAAATGACATTGGAGTTAATTCTAATCTCCacctgtcttttatttttcgcTCATTTTTGAACTCCAGCGAATGCGACGAGTGGCAGGTGACGAACTTTTCCGTTGTGACATTGAACGCGTCACGACGTCATTCCCTGGAAAGATCTTGAGAGCGAGCTGTCATTTCACCGACTCGGTTCGGTTAAGGGTGCCGCCGTATGAACACTCGACCCCGGCTGACCTTCCCCGCGCGGCACCGAGCCCATGACTGGGTGTCCGGACACTAAACCAGATGATCCAGGTAGCATCCTGGCGAGACACACCGCGCACAGTTAACATCAggtaacacacgcacacccaaacACACTAGTTAGCATGATGCTAACCGGTCGAGGAGAGGCCTTTtccattcaaaaaaatatttttaaaaatcgtgaCAGTTAAAGTTCCATTTGCGCTTCAAACTGGCTTGTACAAATAAAGTGgcgattattttagtttttgttttaagttATTGTTGAATATCCATGTCGACACTTTAATGCCACCGGTGAGAAGAAACGATGTAAAGGCGCCTAACGTTGAGATGTCTGTCGAATTTAAGATGATACtttttggtttaaaaacatttgatcaACAATCCTTCCTGGCGGTTTTACCGCACACTTTAGTCGGGTGAATGTTTAATTGTGAACGATTCTAAACCGGTTTGGTAGGACCATCAGATGGTACCACAAAAGTAGTTGGGTACCATCTAGGACCCGGATAGTTATTTATACAAGTATCATCACCATACTGCATTGAAGTTCTCACTAACAGTGATTTGTCTTCAGGGGGAATAATAGAAAGTATATAATTGTCAACGTGCCGGGAGATTAACATTAGCCGGAGGATTAGGTCTAGCCAGGCAAGGGCATGTGCGAAAATGACCAGCGTCAAATCTGTCCGCCACAGTTATTTCCAACGCATTAGTCAACAATTTACCCCTCGGTGGAATCTTTAAGGTTAGCCATTCGTGCTTATAACGGATTCAAAATTATCACAACGAGCTAATTAATCGGGCGAGCCTTGAGGCTTTGTCACCTCGCAGGCAGGCTGCACCGTCCCCCGCCTCGTCGATCTGCCAATCATCAGCATCAGCAGCACCTAATTATGAAAGCCACTCAAGTAGGCGCTTAATCACCTTGTTTGTCTGAACAAGTGAGCCAAAATTATGAAGAACAGTACACTTGTATG contains the following coding sequences:
- the cad gene encoding CAD protein, which translates into the protein MSEKTTTATLILEDGTRFTGNVFGAQVSVSGEVVFQTGMVGYPEALTDPSYRCQLLTLTYPLVGNYGVPADDEGAFGLSKWFESSKIHAAALIIGELSECPSHWSSVKSLDQWLQEQGVPGLQGIDTRCLTQKIREKGTMLGKLILEGTPEDSVPFDNPDKRNLVQEVSMKEPQLFNPGGSLRITVVDCGIKYNQIRCLAERGARITVVPWDHPLDRTEFDGLFISNGPGDPLLCQATIDNVRKVVNVDDPKPVFGICLGHQLLSLVIGARTYKMKYGNRGHNQPCLHKGTDRCFITSQNHGFAVDPDTLPSDWDVLFTNANDHTNEGIVHNTQPFFSVQFHPEHMAGPTDLVGLFDVFLDAVRDYKEGNTDKSVKQRLMDHLTYSRSSKLEEIYRPRKVLILGSGGLSIGQAGEFDYSGSQAIKALKEENIQTVLINPNIATVQTSKGLADKVYFLPITPEYVTQVIKNERPDGVLLTFGGQTALNCGVELTKLGVLERYNVKVLGTPVASIEMTEDRKIFVEKMEEINEHVAPSEAALSVEQAVAAAERLGYPVLVRSAFALGGLGSGFANSREELTALVTSAFAHTSQVLVDKSLKGWKEIEYEVVRDAYDNCITVCNMENIDPLGIHTGESIVVAPSQTLNNHEYNMLRNTAIKVIRHLGIVGECNIQYALNPESDQYYIIEVNARLSRSSALASKATGYPLAYVAAKLGLGIPLPQLKNSVTNSTTANFEPSLDYCVVKVPRWDLSKFLRVSTKIGSSMKSVGEVMAIGRSFEEAFQKALRMVDENCVGFDHTIKPVSEQELQTPTDKRIFVLAAAFRAGYTVDQLYKLTKIDRWFLHKMKTITDHERLLEMYNQDESLMPPEVMRRAKQLGFSDKQIALAVQSTELAVRKLRHDWSILPVVKQIDTVAAEWPAFTNYLYLTYNATQNDLSFSDLHVMVIGSGVYRIGSSVEFDWCAVGCITELRKMGYKTIMVNYNPETVSTDYDMCDRLYFDEISFEVVMDIYEMENPEGVILSMGGQLPNNIAMSLHRQQCRILGTSPEFIDSAENRFKFSRMLDTIGISQPQWKELSDTESAISFCETVGYPCLVRPSYVLSGAAMNVAYSDNDLEKYLSNAVAVSKEHPVVISKFIQEAKEIDVDAVACDGVVIAFAVSEHVENAGVHSGDATLVTPPQDLNQKTIERIKMIVHAIGQELQVTGPFNLQLIAKDDQLKVIECNVRVSRSFPFVSKTLGVDLVALATQVIMGEEVEPVGLMRGKGIVGVKVPQFSFSRLAGADVVLGVEMTSTGEVACFGENRYEAYLKAMLSTGFKIPKKNILLSIGSYKNKSELLPTVQALEMLGYDLYASLGTADFYTEHGVKVTAVDWPFEEDDSDCPNKEKQRSIMNYLEENHFDLVVNLSMRNSGGRRLSSFVTKGYRTRRMAIDYSVPLIIDIKCTKLFVQALRQIGQSPPVKTHIDSMTSQTLVRLPGLIDVHVHLRDPGATYKEDFSSGTAAALAGGLTMVCAMPNTSPSIIDATSLALIQKLAKAGCRCDYALYLGAASDNAAVLPSIASQAVGLKMYLNDTYSTLKMDNVSLWMEHFEKWPKHLPIVAHAEKQTVAAILMVAQLYQRPVHICHVAKKEEILIIRAAKQKGIQVTCEVAPHHLFLCDNNVAEIGDGRAQVRPMLGSREDMDALWENLDIIDCFATDHAPHSVEEKNSEHPPPGYPGLETMLPLLLTAVSDGRLTLDDIIRRLHDNPRRIFNLPVQENTYVEVDLEQEWVIPQAMQFTKSKWTPFQGMKVKGKVRRVVLRGEVAYIDGQVLVPPGYGEDVKTWPVAAILSPESPMTPERPRPTPPRDGLVRTRAASPRRSAGESRYLLPARVHRSSDPGMPPEIVMPPPSGVAESYSHPPPLSRLLSPQPGPGQTPAGQPPHAHMSPLLQPLVGQHVLSVRQFSKEQMSHLFNIAHTLRLMVQKERSLDILKGKVMASIFYEVSTRTSSSFAAAMQRLGGSVVHFCETTSSTQKGESLADSVQTMSCYADVLVLRHPTPGAVESVSRHCRKPVINAGDGVGEHPTQALLDVFTIREELGTVNGMTITMVGDLKHGRTVHSLAKLLTQYRITLRYVAPKNLHMPAEIIDYVASKGIKQEEFESIEEALPETDVLYMTRIQKERFASEEEYKACFGQFILSPHIMTGAKKKMVVMHPMPRVNEISAEVDTDPRAAYFRQAENGMYIRMALLATVLGR